One genomic segment of Odocoileus virginianus isolate 20LAN1187 ecotype Illinois chromosome 17, Ovbor_1.2, whole genome shotgun sequence includes these proteins:
- the P2RX5 gene encoding P2X purinoceptor 5 isoform X3, whose translation MGQAGCKGLYQSLFDYKTEKYVIAKNKKVGLLYRLLQVSILTYLVVWVFLVKKCYQDTDTSLQSSIITKVKGVTFTNTSELGERLWDVADYVIPPQLQGLQTDSAQVLPPAPNPYTPRLCLTGLLCLHQTLSCLRPTGTQRLSMSIAQLGPWGLRSAWFGAVGMKETHLRIPAQGLQGPWARGWDPLILWPQRLQYPCRGPTTCQAAPGRSDPRQQEGAPQPPLVSQGENVFFVITNLVVTPNQRQETCAESASVPDALCYEDSDCPPGEPVAAGNGVRTGRCLREGSAQKGTCEIFAWCPVETMSRPTKPLLGEAKDFTVYIKNFIRFPKFNFSKTNVLDTTDRTFLKSCKFSPKNPYCPIFRLGSVVSWTGSNFQEIAVQGGVIGIQIEWDCDLDKAPSECYPRYYFNRLDNRFSGNSISSGYNFRFAKYYRDAAGVEFRTLFKAYGIRFDVMVNGKAGKFNIIPTIINVGSGVALMGVGSFFCDLVLIYFIKKSHFYRDKKYEEVRGRAECRELSWKGWGRWDVLSTGSTELDSASEQPAEEKATKGT comes from the exons ATGGGGCAGGCGGGCTGCAAGGGGCTCTACCAGTCGCTCTTCGACTACAAGACCGAGAAGTACGTCATCGCCAAGAACAAGAAGGTGGGCCTGCTCTACCGGCTGCTGCAGGTCTCCATCCTGACCTACCTGGTGGT CTGGGTGTTCCTGGTGAAGAAGTGTTACCAAGACACCGACACGTCCCTGCAGAGCAGCATCATCACCAAAGTCAAGGGCGTGACTTTCACCAACACCTCGGAGCTGGGGGAGCGGCTCTGGGATGTTGCTGACTACGTCATCCCACCCCAG CTGCAAGGTTTGCAGACAGACTCTGCCCAGGTTCTTCCCCCCGCACCAAACCCCTATACTCCTCGACTGTGCCTTACGGGCCTGCTCTGTTTGCACCAAACCCTGAGCTGCTTGAGACCAACTGGGACCCAGAGACTTTCCATGTCCAT aGCTCAGCTTGGACCCTGGGGGCTGAGGTCAGCATGGTTTGGGGCTGTGGGCATGAAAGAGACCCATCTAAGGATACCTGCTCAGGGACTCCAAGGCCCGTGGGCACGTGGGTGGGATCCACTGATTTTGTGGCCCCAGCGTTTGCAGTACCCATGCAGAGGCCCTACCACCTGCCAGGCAGCTCCGGGAAGGAGCGACCCTAGACAACAGGAAGGGGCTCCTCAACCCCCTCTGGTTTCTCAGGGAGAGAACGTCTTCTTTGTAATCACCAACCTGGTCGTGACCCCCAACCAGCGGCAGGAAACCTGTGCTGAG AGTGCAAGCGTTCCTGATGCCCTGTGCTATGAGGACAGCGACTGCCCTCCTGGGGAGCCTGTTGCGGCTGGAAATG GAGTGAGGACAGGCCGCTGCCTGCGGGAGGGGAGCGCACAGAAGGGCACCTGTGAGATCTTCGCCTGGTGCCCGGTGGAGACAATGTCCAGGCCGAC GAAGCCACTTCTGGGCGAAGCTAAAGACTTCACTGTTTACATAAAGAACTTCATTCGTTTCCCCAAATTCAACTTCTCCAA GACCAATGTGCTGGACACCACAGACAGAACTTTCTTGAAGTCCTGTAAGTTTAGCCCCAAGAACCCCTACTGCCCCATCTTCCGACTGGGCTCCGTGGTCAGCTGGACGGGGAGCAACTTCCAGGAGATAGCGGTGCAG GGCGGTGTGATAGGAATTCAGATTGAATGGGACTGTGATCTTGATAAAGCGCCTTCTGAATGTTACCCTCGCTATTACTTTAACCGTCTGGACAACAGATTTTCAGGAAACTCTATCTCTTCCGGGTACAACTTCAG GTTTGCCAAGTACTACCGAGACGCAGCCGGGGTGGAGTTCCGCACGCTGTTTAAAGCCTACGGGATCCGCTTCGATGTGATGGTGAATGGCAAG GCTGGCAAGTTCAATATCATCCCCACGATCATCAACGTGGGCTCAGGGGTGGCACTCATGGGAGTG GGGTCTTTCTTCTGTGACCTGGTACTCATCTACTTCATCAAAAAGAGCCACTTTTATCGAGACAAGAAATACGAGGAAGTGAG AGGCAGGGCTGAATGCCGGGAGCTGTCTTGGAAGGGCTGGGgaaggtgggatgttctgagtACTGGCTCTACAGAACTGGATTCTGCTTCGGAGCAGCCAGCAGAAGAGAAGGCCACCAAAG GGACCTAG
- the P2RX5 gene encoding P2X purinoceptor 5 isoform X4, giving the protein MGQAGCKGLYQSLFDYKTEKYVIAKNKKVGLLYRLLQVSILTYLVVWVFLVKKCYQDTDTSLQSSIITKVKGVTFTNTSELGERLWDVADYVIPPQLQGLQTDSAQVLPPAPNPYTPRLCLTGLLCLHQTLSCLRPTGTQRLSMSIAQLGPWGLRSAWFGAVGMKETHLRIPAQGLQGPWARGWDPLILWPQRLQYPCRGPTTCQAAPGRSDPRQQEGAPQPPLVSQGENVFFVITNLVVTPNQRQETCAESASVPDALCYEDSDCPPGEPVAAGNGVRTGRCLREGSAQKGTCEIFAWCPVETMSRPTKPLLGEAKDFTVYIKNFIRFPKFNFSKTNVLDTTDRTFLKSCKFSPKNPYCPIFRLGSVVSWTGSNFQEIAVQGGVIGIQIEWDCDLDKAPSECYPRYYFNRLDNRFSGNSISSGYNFRFAKYYRDAAGVEFRTLFKAYGIRFDVMVNGKAGKFNIIPTIINVGSGVALMGVGSFFCDLVLIYFIKKSHFYRDKKYEEVRSGQQGNGKVNVEQLQSLQTVEA; this is encoded by the exons ATGGGGCAGGCGGGCTGCAAGGGGCTCTACCAGTCGCTCTTCGACTACAAGACCGAGAAGTACGTCATCGCCAAGAACAAGAAGGTGGGCCTGCTCTACCGGCTGCTGCAGGTCTCCATCCTGACCTACCTGGTGGT CTGGGTGTTCCTGGTGAAGAAGTGTTACCAAGACACCGACACGTCCCTGCAGAGCAGCATCATCACCAAAGTCAAGGGCGTGACTTTCACCAACACCTCGGAGCTGGGGGAGCGGCTCTGGGATGTTGCTGACTACGTCATCCCACCCCAG CTGCAAGGTTTGCAGACAGACTCTGCCCAGGTTCTTCCCCCCGCACCAAACCCCTATACTCCTCGACTGTGCCTTACGGGCCTGCTCTGTTTGCACCAAACCCTGAGCTGCTTGAGACCAACTGGGACCCAGAGACTTTCCATGTCCAT aGCTCAGCTTGGACCCTGGGGGCTGAGGTCAGCATGGTTTGGGGCTGTGGGCATGAAAGAGACCCATCTAAGGATACCTGCTCAGGGACTCCAAGGCCCGTGGGCACGTGGGTGGGATCCACTGATTTTGTGGCCCCAGCGTTTGCAGTACCCATGCAGAGGCCCTACCACCTGCCAGGCAGCTCCGGGAAGGAGCGACCCTAGACAACAGGAAGGGGCTCCTCAACCCCCTCTGGTTTCTCAGGGAGAGAACGTCTTCTTTGTAATCACCAACCTGGTCGTGACCCCCAACCAGCGGCAGGAAACCTGTGCTGAG AGTGCAAGCGTTCCTGATGCCCTGTGCTATGAGGACAGCGACTGCCCTCCTGGGGAGCCTGTTGCGGCTGGAAATG GAGTGAGGACAGGCCGCTGCCTGCGGGAGGGGAGCGCACAGAAGGGCACCTGTGAGATCTTCGCCTGGTGCCCGGTGGAGACAATGTCCAGGCCGAC GAAGCCACTTCTGGGCGAAGCTAAAGACTTCACTGTTTACATAAAGAACTTCATTCGTTTCCCCAAATTCAACTTCTCCAA GACCAATGTGCTGGACACCACAGACAGAACTTTCTTGAAGTCCTGTAAGTTTAGCCCCAAGAACCCCTACTGCCCCATCTTCCGACTGGGCTCCGTGGTCAGCTGGACGGGGAGCAACTTCCAGGAGATAGCGGTGCAG GGCGGTGTGATAGGAATTCAGATTGAATGGGACTGTGATCTTGATAAAGCGCCTTCTGAATGTTACCCTCGCTATTACTTTAACCGTCTGGACAACAGATTTTCAGGAAACTCTATCTCTTCCGGGTACAACTTCAG GTTTGCCAAGTACTACCGAGACGCAGCCGGGGTGGAGTTCCGCACGCTGTTTAAAGCCTACGGGATCCGCTTCGATGTGATGGTGAATGGCAAG GCTGGCAAGTTCAATATCATCCCCACGATCATCAACGTGGGCTCAGGGGTGGCACTCATGGGAGTG GGGTCTTTCTTCTGTGACCTGGTACTCATCTACTTCATCAAAAAGAGCCACTTTTATCGAGACAAGAAATACGAGGAAGTGAG GTCTGGCCAACAGGGGAACGGAAAGGTGAATGTGGAGCAGCTGCAGAGCCTGCAGACCGTGGAGGCATAG
- the P2RX5 gene encoding P2X purinoceptor 5 isoform X1, with product MGQAGCKGLYQSLFDYKTEKYVIAKNKKVGLLYRLLQVSILTYLVVWVFLVKKCYQDTDTSLQSSIITKVKGVTFTNTSELGERLWDVADYVIPPQLQGLQTDSAQVLPPAPNPYTPRLCLTGLLCLHQTLSCLRPTGTQRLSMSIAQLGPWGLRSAWFGAVGMKETHLRIPAQGLQGPWARGWDPLILWPQRLQYPCRGPTTCQAAPGRSDPRQQEGAPQPPLVSQGENVFFVITNLVVTPNQRQETCAESASVPDALCYEDSDCPPGEPVAAGNGVRTGRCLREGSAQKGTCEIFAWCPVETMSRPTKPLLGEAKDFTVYIKNFIRFPKFNFSKTNVLDTTDRTFLKSCKFSPKNPYCPIFRLGSVVSWTGSNFQEIAVQGGVIGIQIEWDCDLDKAPSECYPRYYFNRLDNRFSGNSISSGYNFRFAKYYRDAAGVEFRTLFKAYGIRFDVMVNGKAGKFNIIPTIINVGSGVALMGVGSFFCDLVLIYFIKKSHFYRDKKYEEVRDLEVLAQMAESSQQSVAPDAAGLAEQPEVQDEGGAQKENGCVCGQLLQPARSGQQGNGKVNVEQLQSLQTVEA from the exons ATGGGGCAGGCGGGCTGCAAGGGGCTCTACCAGTCGCTCTTCGACTACAAGACCGAGAAGTACGTCATCGCCAAGAACAAGAAGGTGGGCCTGCTCTACCGGCTGCTGCAGGTCTCCATCCTGACCTACCTGGTGGT CTGGGTGTTCCTGGTGAAGAAGTGTTACCAAGACACCGACACGTCCCTGCAGAGCAGCATCATCACCAAAGTCAAGGGCGTGACTTTCACCAACACCTCGGAGCTGGGGGAGCGGCTCTGGGATGTTGCTGACTACGTCATCCCACCCCAG CTGCAAGGTTTGCAGACAGACTCTGCCCAGGTTCTTCCCCCCGCACCAAACCCCTATACTCCTCGACTGTGCCTTACGGGCCTGCTCTGTTTGCACCAAACCCTGAGCTGCTTGAGACCAACTGGGACCCAGAGACTTTCCATGTCCAT aGCTCAGCTTGGACCCTGGGGGCTGAGGTCAGCATGGTTTGGGGCTGTGGGCATGAAAGAGACCCATCTAAGGATACCTGCTCAGGGACTCCAAGGCCCGTGGGCACGTGGGTGGGATCCACTGATTTTGTGGCCCCAGCGTTTGCAGTACCCATGCAGAGGCCCTACCACCTGCCAGGCAGCTCCGGGAAGGAGCGACCCTAGACAACAGGAAGGGGCTCCTCAACCCCCTCTGGTTTCTCAGGGAGAGAACGTCTTCTTTGTAATCACCAACCTGGTCGTGACCCCCAACCAGCGGCAGGAAACCTGTGCTGAG AGTGCAAGCGTTCCTGATGCCCTGTGCTATGAGGACAGCGACTGCCCTCCTGGGGAGCCTGTTGCGGCTGGAAATG GAGTGAGGACAGGCCGCTGCCTGCGGGAGGGGAGCGCACAGAAGGGCACCTGTGAGATCTTCGCCTGGTGCCCGGTGGAGACAATGTCCAGGCCGAC GAAGCCACTTCTGGGCGAAGCTAAAGACTTCACTGTTTACATAAAGAACTTCATTCGTTTCCCCAAATTCAACTTCTCCAA GACCAATGTGCTGGACACCACAGACAGAACTTTCTTGAAGTCCTGTAAGTTTAGCCCCAAGAACCCCTACTGCCCCATCTTCCGACTGGGCTCCGTGGTCAGCTGGACGGGGAGCAACTTCCAGGAGATAGCGGTGCAG GGCGGTGTGATAGGAATTCAGATTGAATGGGACTGTGATCTTGATAAAGCGCCTTCTGAATGTTACCCTCGCTATTACTTTAACCGTCTGGACAACAGATTTTCAGGAAACTCTATCTCTTCCGGGTACAACTTCAG GTTTGCCAAGTACTACCGAGACGCAGCCGGGGTGGAGTTCCGCACGCTGTTTAAAGCCTACGGGATCCGCTTCGATGTGATGGTGAATGGCAAG GCTGGCAAGTTCAATATCATCCCCACGATCATCAACGTGGGCTCAGGGGTGGCACTCATGGGAGTG GGGTCTTTCTTCTGTGACCTGGTACTCATCTACTTCATCAAAAAGAGCCACTTTTATCGAGACAAGAAATACGAGGAAGTGAG GGACCTAGAGGTCCTCGCCCAAATGGCAGAGTCCTCACAGCAGAGCGTGGCCCCGGACGCAGCGGGGCTGGCGGAGCAGCCAGAGGTGCAGGATGAAGGTGGCGCCCAGAAGGAGAATGGCTGTGTGTGTGGGCAGCTCCTCCAGCCTGCCAG GTCTGGCCAACAGGGGAACGGAAAGGTGAATGTGGAGCAGCTGCAGAGCCTGCAGACCGTGGAGGCATAG
- the P2RX5 gene encoding P2X purinoceptor 5 isoform X2: MGQAGCKGLYQSLFDYKTEKYVIAKNKKVGLLYRLLQVSILTYLVVWVFLVKKCYQDTDTSLQSSIITKVKGVTFTNTSELGERLWDVADYVIPPQLQGLQTDSAQVLPPAPNPYTPRLCLTGLLCLHQTLSCLRPTGTQRLSMSIAQLGPWGLRSAWFGAVGMKETHLRIPAQGLQGPWARGWDPLILWPQRLQYPCRGPTTCQAAPGRSDPRQQEGAPQPPLVSQGENVFFVITNLVVTPNQRQETCAESASVPDALCYEDSDCPPGEPVAAGNGVRTGRCLREGSAQKGTCEIFAWCPVETMSRPTKPLLGEAKDFTVYIKNFIRFPKFNFSKTNVLDTTDRTFLKSCKFSPKNPYCPIFRLGSVVSWTGSNFQEIAVQGGVIGIQIEWDCDLDKAPSECYPRYYFNRLDNRFSGNSISSGYNFRFAKYYRDAAGVEFRTLFKAYGIRFDVMVNGKAGKFNIIPTIINVGSGVALMGVGSFFCDLVLIYFIKKSHFYRDKKYEEVRGRAECRELSWKGWGRWDVLSTGSTELDSASEQPAEEKATKGQGKETWFPGLLGPQFLCVRQECWFT; the protein is encoded by the exons ATGGGGCAGGCGGGCTGCAAGGGGCTCTACCAGTCGCTCTTCGACTACAAGACCGAGAAGTACGTCATCGCCAAGAACAAGAAGGTGGGCCTGCTCTACCGGCTGCTGCAGGTCTCCATCCTGACCTACCTGGTGGT CTGGGTGTTCCTGGTGAAGAAGTGTTACCAAGACACCGACACGTCCCTGCAGAGCAGCATCATCACCAAAGTCAAGGGCGTGACTTTCACCAACACCTCGGAGCTGGGGGAGCGGCTCTGGGATGTTGCTGACTACGTCATCCCACCCCAG CTGCAAGGTTTGCAGACAGACTCTGCCCAGGTTCTTCCCCCCGCACCAAACCCCTATACTCCTCGACTGTGCCTTACGGGCCTGCTCTGTTTGCACCAAACCCTGAGCTGCTTGAGACCAACTGGGACCCAGAGACTTTCCATGTCCAT aGCTCAGCTTGGACCCTGGGGGCTGAGGTCAGCATGGTTTGGGGCTGTGGGCATGAAAGAGACCCATCTAAGGATACCTGCTCAGGGACTCCAAGGCCCGTGGGCACGTGGGTGGGATCCACTGATTTTGTGGCCCCAGCGTTTGCAGTACCCATGCAGAGGCCCTACCACCTGCCAGGCAGCTCCGGGAAGGAGCGACCCTAGACAACAGGAAGGGGCTCCTCAACCCCCTCTGGTTTCTCAGGGAGAGAACGTCTTCTTTGTAATCACCAACCTGGTCGTGACCCCCAACCAGCGGCAGGAAACCTGTGCTGAG AGTGCAAGCGTTCCTGATGCCCTGTGCTATGAGGACAGCGACTGCCCTCCTGGGGAGCCTGTTGCGGCTGGAAATG GAGTGAGGACAGGCCGCTGCCTGCGGGAGGGGAGCGCACAGAAGGGCACCTGTGAGATCTTCGCCTGGTGCCCGGTGGAGACAATGTCCAGGCCGAC GAAGCCACTTCTGGGCGAAGCTAAAGACTTCACTGTTTACATAAAGAACTTCATTCGTTTCCCCAAATTCAACTTCTCCAA GACCAATGTGCTGGACACCACAGACAGAACTTTCTTGAAGTCCTGTAAGTTTAGCCCCAAGAACCCCTACTGCCCCATCTTCCGACTGGGCTCCGTGGTCAGCTGGACGGGGAGCAACTTCCAGGAGATAGCGGTGCAG GGCGGTGTGATAGGAATTCAGATTGAATGGGACTGTGATCTTGATAAAGCGCCTTCTGAATGTTACCCTCGCTATTACTTTAACCGTCTGGACAACAGATTTTCAGGAAACTCTATCTCTTCCGGGTACAACTTCAG GTTTGCCAAGTACTACCGAGACGCAGCCGGGGTGGAGTTCCGCACGCTGTTTAAAGCCTACGGGATCCGCTTCGATGTGATGGTGAATGGCAAG GCTGGCAAGTTCAATATCATCCCCACGATCATCAACGTGGGCTCAGGGGTGGCACTCATGGGAGTG GGGTCTTTCTTCTGTGACCTGGTACTCATCTACTTCATCAAAAAGAGCCACTTTTATCGAGACAAGAAATACGAGGAAGTGAG AGGCAGGGCTGAATGCCGGGAGCTGTCTTGGAAGGGCTGGGgaaggtgggatgttctgagtACTGGCTCTACAGAACTGGATTCTGCTTCGGAGCAGCCAGCAGAAGAGAAGGCCACCAAAGGTCAGGGGAAGGAGACCTGGTTTCCAGGcctccttgggcctcagtttctctgtgtgAGACAGGAGTGTTGGTTTACATAG
- the TAX1BP3 gene encoding tax1-binding protein 3, with translation MSYVPGQPVTAVVQRVEIHKLRQGENLILGFSIGGGIDQDPSQNPFSEDKTDKGIYVTRVSEGGPAEIAGLQIGDKIMQVNGWDMTMVTHDQARKRLTKRSEEVVRLLVTRQSLQKAVQQSMLS, from the exons ATGTCGTACGTCCCGGGCCAGCCCGTCACCGCAGTGGTG CAAAGAGTTGAAATTCACAAGCTGCGTCAAGGTGAGAACTTAATTCTGGGCTTCAGCATTGGAGGTGGAATTGACCAGGATCCCTCCCAGAACCCTTTCTCAGAAGATAAGACAGACAAG GGCATTTACGTCACACGGGTATCCGAAGGAGGCCCTGCGGAAATTGCTGGGCTGCAGATCGGGGACAAGATCATGCAG GTGAACGGCTGGGACATGACCATGGTCACACATGACCAGGCGCGGAAGCGGCTCACCAAGCGCTCGGAGGAGGTGGTGCGTCTGCTGGTGACGCGGCAGTCGCTGCAGAAGGCTGTGCAGCAGTCCATGCTCTCCTAG
- the P2RX5 gene encoding P2X purinoceptor 5 isoform X6, with protein MGQAGCKGLYQSLFDYKTEKYVIAKNKKVGLLYRLLQVSILTYLVVWVFLVKKCYQDTDTSLQSSIITKVKGVTFTNTSELGERLWDVADYVIPPQGENVFFVITNLVVTPNQRQETCAESASVPDALCYEDSDCPPGEPVAAGNGVRTGRCLREGSAQKGTCEIFAWCPVETMSRPTKPLLGEAKDFTVYIKNFIRFPKFNFSKTNVLDTTDRTFLKSCKFSPKNPYCPIFRLGSVVSWTGSNFQEIAVQGGVIGIQIEWDCDLDKAPSECYPRYYFNRLDNRFSGNSISSGYNFRFAKYYRDAAGVEFRTLFKAYGIRFDVMVNGKAGKFNIIPTIINVGSGVALMGVGSFFCDLVLIYFIKKSHFYRDKKYEEVRSGQQGNGKVNVEQLQSLQTVEA; from the exons ATGGGGCAGGCGGGCTGCAAGGGGCTCTACCAGTCGCTCTTCGACTACAAGACCGAGAAGTACGTCATCGCCAAGAACAAGAAGGTGGGCCTGCTCTACCGGCTGCTGCAGGTCTCCATCCTGACCTACCTGGTGGT CTGGGTGTTCCTGGTGAAGAAGTGTTACCAAGACACCGACACGTCCCTGCAGAGCAGCATCATCACCAAAGTCAAGGGCGTGACTTTCACCAACACCTCGGAGCTGGGGGAGCGGCTCTGGGATGTTGCTGACTACGTCATCCCACCCCAG GGAGAGAACGTCTTCTTTGTAATCACCAACCTGGTCGTGACCCCCAACCAGCGGCAGGAAACCTGTGCTGAG AGTGCAAGCGTTCCTGATGCCCTGTGCTATGAGGACAGCGACTGCCCTCCTGGGGAGCCTGTTGCGGCTGGAAATG GAGTGAGGACAGGCCGCTGCCTGCGGGAGGGGAGCGCACAGAAGGGCACCTGTGAGATCTTCGCCTGGTGCCCGGTGGAGACAATGTCCAGGCCGAC GAAGCCACTTCTGGGCGAAGCTAAAGACTTCACTGTTTACATAAAGAACTTCATTCGTTTCCCCAAATTCAACTTCTCCAA GACCAATGTGCTGGACACCACAGACAGAACTTTCTTGAAGTCCTGTAAGTTTAGCCCCAAGAACCCCTACTGCCCCATCTTCCGACTGGGCTCCGTGGTCAGCTGGACGGGGAGCAACTTCCAGGAGATAGCGGTGCAG GGCGGTGTGATAGGAATTCAGATTGAATGGGACTGTGATCTTGATAAAGCGCCTTCTGAATGTTACCCTCGCTATTACTTTAACCGTCTGGACAACAGATTTTCAGGAAACTCTATCTCTTCCGGGTACAACTTCAG GTTTGCCAAGTACTACCGAGACGCAGCCGGGGTGGAGTTCCGCACGCTGTTTAAAGCCTACGGGATCCGCTTCGATGTGATGGTGAATGGCAAG GCTGGCAAGTTCAATATCATCCCCACGATCATCAACGTGGGCTCAGGGGTGGCACTCATGGGAGTG GGGTCTTTCTTCTGTGACCTGGTACTCATCTACTTCATCAAAAAGAGCCACTTTTATCGAGACAAGAAATACGAGGAAGTGAG GTCTGGCCAACAGGGGAACGGAAAGGTGAATGTGGAGCAGCTGCAGAGCCTGCAGACCGTGGAGGCATAG
- the P2RX5 gene encoding P2X purinoceptor 5 isoform X5, with product MGQAGCKGLYQSLFDYKTEKYVIAKNKKVGLLYRLLQVSILTYLVVWVFLVKKCYQDTDTSLQSSIITKVKGVTFTNTSELGERLWDVADYVIPPQGENVFFVITNLVVTPNQRQETCAESASVPDALCYEDSDCPPGEPVAAGNGVRTGRCLREGSAQKGTCEIFAWCPVETMSRPTKPLLGEAKDFTVYIKNFIRFPKFNFSKTNVLDTTDRTFLKSCKFSPKNPYCPIFRLGSVVSWTGSNFQEIAVQGGVIGIQIEWDCDLDKAPSECYPRYYFNRLDNRFSGNSISSGYNFRFAKYYRDAAGVEFRTLFKAYGIRFDVMVNGKAGKFNIIPTIINVGSGVALMGVGSFFCDLVLIYFIKKSHFYRDKKYEEVRDLEVLAQMAESSQQSVAPDAAGLAEQPEVQDEGGAQKENGCVCGQLLQPARSGQQGNGKVNVEQLQSLQTVEA from the exons ATGGGGCAGGCGGGCTGCAAGGGGCTCTACCAGTCGCTCTTCGACTACAAGACCGAGAAGTACGTCATCGCCAAGAACAAGAAGGTGGGCCTGCTCTACCGGCTGCTGCAGGTCTCCATCCTGACCTACCTGGTGGT CTGGGTGTTCCTGGTGAAGAAGTGTTACCAAGACACCGACACGTCCCTGCAGAGCAGCATCATCACCAAAGTCAAGGGCGTGACTTTCACCAACACCTCGGAGCTGGGGGAGCGGCTCTGGGATGTTGCTGACTACGTCATCCCACCCCAG GGAGAGAACGTCTTCTTTGTAATCACCAACCTGGTCGTGACCCCCAACCAGCGGCAGGAAACCTGTGCTGAG AGTGCAAGCGTTCCTGATGCCCTGTGCTATGAGGACAGCGACTGCCCTCCTGGGGAGCCTGTTGCGGCTGGAAATG GAGTGAGGACAGGCCGCTGCCTGCGGGAGGGGAGCGCACAGAAGGGCACCTGTGAGATCTTCGCCTGGTGCCCGGTGGAGACAATGTCCAGGCCGAC GAAGCCACTTCTGGGCGAAGCTAAAGACTTCACTGTTTACATAAAGAACTTCATTCGTTTCCCCAAATTCAACTTCTCCAA GACCAATGTGCTGGACACCACAGACAGAACTTTCTTGAAGTCCTGTAAGTTTAGCCCCAAGAACCCCTACTGCCCCATCTTCCGACTGGGCTCCGTGGTCAGCTGGACGGGGAGCAACTTCCAGGAGATAGCGGTGCAG GGCGGTGTGATAGGAATTCAGATTGAATGGGACTGTGATCTTGATAAAGCGCCTTCTGAATGTTACCCTCGCTATTACTTTAACCGTCTGGACAACAGATTTTCAGGAAACTCTATCTCTTCCGGGTACAACTTCAG GTTTGCCAAGTACTACCGAGACGCAGCCGGGGTGGAGTTCCGCACGCTGTTTAAAGCCTACGGGATCCGCTTCGATGTGATGGTGAATGGCAAG GCTGGCAAGTTCAATATCATCCCCACGATCATCAACGTGGGCTCAGGGGTGGCACTCATGGGAGTG GGGTCTTTCTTCTGTGACCTGGTACTCATCTACTTCATCAAAAAGAGCCACTTTTATCGAGACAAGAAATACGAGGAAGTGAG GGACCTAGAGGTCCTCGCCCAAATGGCAGAGTCCTCACAGCAGAGCGTGGCCCCGGACGCAGCGGGGCTGGCGGAGCAGCCAGAGGTGCAGGATGAAGGTGGCGCCCAGAAGGAGAATGGCTGTGTGTGTGGGCAGCTCCTCCAGCCTGCCAG GTCTGGCCAACAGGGGAACGGAAAGGTGAATGTGGAGCAGCTGCAGAGCCTGCAGACCGTGGAGGCATAG
- the EMC6 gene encoding ER membrane protein complex subunit 6 — protein sequence MAAVVAKREGPPFISEAAVRGNAAVLDYCRTSVSALSGATAGILGLTGLYGFIFYLLASILLSLLLILKAGRRWNKYFKSRRPLFTGGLIGGLFTYVLFWTFLYGMVHVY from the coding sequence ATGGCCGCCGTGGTGGCCAAGCGGGAAGGGCCGCCGTTCATCAGCGAGGCCGCTGTGCGGGGCAACGCCGCCGTCCTGGATTACTGCCGGACCTCGGTGTCGGCTTTGTCGGGGGCCACGGCCGGCATCCTCGGCCTCACCGGCCTCTACGGCTTCATCTTCTACCTGCTCGCCTCCATCTTGCTCTCCCTGCTGTTAATTCTTAAGGCGGGAAGGAGGTGGAACAAGTATTTTAAGTCGCGAAGACCTCTCTTTACAGGGGGCCTCATCGGAGGCCTCTTCACCTACgtcctgttctggacatttctcTACGGCATGGTGCACGTCTACTGA